A genomic region of Bernardetia sp. ABR2-2B contains the following coding sequences:
- a CDS encoding AAA domain-containing protein, with the protein MQKQKLLEIYQRRLTNLSGKNRSLWLPKIYKNSFLDINELDFLLNKPAFSVIESLLQNSKRGIPICQLSDARDAKTNQISRQLKGIERKTNSIFEESGAYDLYVGFPFVEGKLHDDTVVRCPLLFFPVTLETATRKWQISQRTDAGVSFNKAFLLAYSHFNETEVSETVLEENFDSFSKNPLEFLTELYSYLEKSQLEINFNRETFAQKLLPFFSQTKQDATNLFETGKLKLVSQAVLGIFPQAGSYLYQDYEKLINDEKTPQLEDFFHGDFSKFNDFETFKGTEFQDEILKNNTTEKDISEEEIFAPFALDASQEQVLKAVKNNNSFVVQGPPGTGKSQLICNLVSDFVAQGKKVLVVCQKRAALDVVQNRLSEIRIADFIALVHDFKQDRKSIYEQILNHIQSLESYEKQNKTLNAIHLERNFLKISREIDSLSNDFEEYRKIFFDEKICGKSIKELYLSADLKKNHTELSQISDFYFDDEFEADLEPSLSFENFQQGKVSISKFRKHLKSYIRLQNNYDNPNYILSKRRGFAGFDEENKKEILALFTEIPAFKKEIESKLSTFLGKSISYEEVKKWTEKVPQWQQAVKELKDKNLWQIFKESRYYDFEKPEWLTNYIDISEKENIAASFANAEKKWLSEKEKDLLSYFSDGGMEKFLEYRTLKEANFLVKEYKKQKQSFLRKMWKRVAAPKAEKFTKEFLEKYRRKDTLKNIDSLLKKISKRNSFELKMIALQAVEWVSEPPSAIGLKKNELKKWFVTHRKALDLKLLLVELIEYSRIFLDKEITHQDLSLFLEEFVATLTEIDTEEQLWSKYLTENQIQILLNEDKSENQSDELNNIKLAIEKDFDKLVELDILKSKFSEAELKTIEELKVADSLETVENNQLNESEMLNLFDNSVQISWINELEKRFPILKTVGSQNWDENEERLKELVAQKQQISADILRLKVKEKTYKDLEFNRLGNRTTYRDLEHQVKKKRSIWALRKLLSNYSDDIFKLLPCWLASPETVSAIFPLVQNFDLVIFDEASQCFAEKGIPALYRAKQSIIAGDEKQLPPHDLYQPRWEEDLDKLEVNSEGFDIQSKGGDEIISENQENPRFALEVDSLLDLGKNYLPSFWLNGHYRSRFAELIAFSNYHFYNNKLKVVPDLKMAEEYKDSTPLEYIKVNGTWYQNQNQEEAEKVVELIKKLLKDEKTNKKSIGIITFNAKQQNLIRDLLEENLETIPEGLFVKNIENVQGDERDLIIFSVGYAPNMAGKFRLSFGSLSQVGGENRLNVAISRAREKIFVVSSIFPHQLPVLETHSIGAQFLKKYLSFAHSVSEGKSWHQISFDESTEKRKSQEVEQSYFSDLKNIIVSNNQNSDIEFSQNTFSVMDLVMLSKNNNTQNKEILAAIYTDDERYFASYSAKEFHVYLPMLLEKKGWKVKFFWSKDYFLDGNII; encoded by the coding sequence CCGTTTGTAGAAGGCAAACTACACGACGATACGGTGGTGCGTTGTCCTTTGTTGTTTTTTCCTGTTACATTAGAAACTGCAACTAGAAAATGGCAAATTTCACAGCGAACAGATGCAGGAGTTAGTTTTAATAAAGCCTTTTTATTGGCGTATTCTCATTTTAATGAAACGGAAGTTTCAGAAACTGTACTAGAAGAAAATTTTGATAGCTTTTCCAAAAATCCTTTAGAGTTTTTGACAGAATTATACAGTTATTTAGAGAAAAGTCAGTTAGAAATCAATTTTAATAGGGAAACTTTCGCTCAAAAACTTCTTCCTTTTTTCTCTCAAACCAAGCAAGATGCTACCAATCTTTTCGAAACTGGAAAACTAAAACTGGTTTCTCAAGCTGTATTGGGAATTTTTCCTCAAGCGGGTTCGTATCTCTATCAAGATTATGAAAAACTGATAAATGATGAGAAAACACCACAATTAGAAGATTTTTTTCACGGCGATTTTTCCAAGTTTAATGACTTTGAGACTTTTAAAGGAACTGAATTTCAAGATGAGATTCTGAAAAATAATACCACCGAAAAAGATATTTCAGAAGAAGAGATTTTTGCGCCTTTTGCACTTGATGCTTCACAGGAACAGGTTTTGAAAGCTGTCAAAAATAATAATTCGTTTGTCGTTCAAGGCCCTCCCGGTACTGGAAAGTCTCAACTGATTTGTAATTTGGTAAGTGATTTTGTGGCGCAAGGAAAAAAAGTATTGGTTGTCTGTCAGAAACGGGCTGCTTTAGATGTTGTCCAAAATCGTTTGAGTGAAATTAGAATTGCTGATTTTATTGCACTTGTTCACGATTTTAAGCAAGATAGAAAATCTATTTATGAGCAGATTTTGAATCATATTCAGAGTTTAGAGAGTTATGAGAAGCAAAACAAAACACTCAATGCGATTCATTTAGAACGCAATTTCTTAAAAATAAGTAGAGAAATTGATAGTCTTAGCAATGATTTTGAAGAGTATAGAAAAATCTTTTTTGATGAAAAAATCTGTGGAAAATCAATCAAAGAATTATATCTAAGTGCAGATTTAAAGAAAAATCATACAGAATTATCTCAAATTTCTGATTTTTATTTTGATGATGAATTTGAAGCAGATTTAGAACCGTCGTTGAGTTTTGAGAATTTTCAACAGGGGAAAGTTTCTATTTCAAAATTTAGGAAACATCTAAAATCTTATATTCGCCTTCAAAATAATTATGATAATCCGAATTATATTCTTTCAAAAAGGCGAGGTTTTGCAGGTTTTGATGAGGAAAATAAAAAAGAAATTCTAGCTCTTTTTACAGAGATTCCAGCGTTTAAAAAGGAAATTGAATCAAAACTTTCTACCTTTTTAGGAAAATCAATTTCTTATGAAGAAGTAAAAAAATGGACAGAAAAAGTACCACAATGGCAACAAGCTGTAAAAGAACTCAAAGACAAAAACCTTTGGCAGATTTTTAAAGAGAGTCGTTATTATGATTTTGAAAAACCTGAATGGCTCACTAATTACATAGATATTTCAGAAAAAGAAAATATTGCTGCCTCGTTTGCCAATGCAGAAAAGAAATGGCTTTCAGAAAAGGAAAAAGACCTTTTGAGTTATTTTTCTGATGGTGGAATGGAAAAATTTTTAGAATACAGAACATTAAAAGAAGCTAATTTTTTAGTAAAGGAATACAAAAAACAAAAGCAGAGTTTTCTCCGAAAAATGTGGAAAAGAGTGGCTGCACCAAAAGCCGAAAAATTCACCAAAGAATTTTTAGAAAAATACAGACGAAAAGATACTTTAAAAAATATTGATTCACTTCTCAAAAAAATATCAAAACGCAATAGTTTCGAACTCAAAATGATTGCGCTACAAGCCGTAGAGTGGGTTTCTGAACCTCCTTCTGCTATTGGCTTGAAGAAAAATGAACTCAAAAAGTGGTTTGTTACACACCGAAAAGCATTAGATTTAAAACTCCTTTTGGTAGAATTAATTGAATACAGTCGAATTTTTTTAGATAAGGAAATTACACACCAAGATTTAAGTTTGTTTTTAGAAGAATTTGTAGCTACGCTGACAGAAATTGATACAGAAGAACAGCTTTGGAGTAAATATTTAACAGAAAATCAAATCCAAATACTATTAAATGAAGATAAATCTGAAAATCAAAGTGATGAGCTAAATAATATAAAATTAGCTATAGAAAAAGATTTTGATAAATTGGTAGAATTAGACATACTAAAAAGTAAGTTTTCAGAAGCAGAATTAAAGACGATTGAAGAATTAAAAGTAGCCGATAGTTTGGAAACTGTCGAAAATAATCAGTTAAATGAAAGTGAAATGTTGAATTTATTTGATAATTCTGTTCAAATAAGTTGGATAAATGAGCTTGAAAAACGTTTTCCTATCTTGAAAACAGTTGGTTCTCAAAACTGGGATGAAAATGAAGAGCGTTTAAAAGAACTGGTAGCTCAAAAACAACAAATTAGTGCCGATATTTTACGCTTAAAAGTTAAAGAAAAAACCTATAAAGATTTAGAATTTAATCGTTTGGGAAACCGAACGACGTACAGAGATTTAGAACATCAAGTCAAGAAAAAACGCAGTATTTGGGCATTACGAAAACTTTTATCGAATTATTCAGATGATATTTTCAAACTTTTGCCTTGTTGGTTGGCTTCTCCAGAAACGGTTTCGGCTATTTTTCCATTAGTTCAAAATTTTGATTTAGTCATTTTTGATGAGGCTTCTCAATGTTTTGCTGAAAAGGGAATTCCTGCGCTTTATCGTGCTAAACAAAGTATTATTGCTGGCGATGAAAAACAGCTCCCTCCACACGATTTGTATCAGCCACGTTGGGAAGAAGATTTAGATAAATTAGAGGTTAATTCAGAGGGATTTGATATTCAAAGTAAAGGAGGTGATGAAATAATATCAGAAAATCAAGAAAATCCGAGGTTCGCTTTAGAGGTAGATTCGCTTTTAGATTTGGGTAAAAATTATTTACCTTCTTTTTGGCTCAATGGTCATTATCGAAGCCGTTTTGCAGAGCTTATTGCTTTTTCAAATTATCATTTCTATAATAATAAACTCAAAGTTGTTCCAGATTTGAAGATGGCAGAAGAATATAAAGATTCTACGCCATTAGAATACATAAAAGTCAATGGAACGTGGTATCAGAATCAAAACCAAGAAGAAGCAGAAAAAGTAGTAGAACTTATCAAAAAACTGCTTAAAGATGAAAAAACGAATAAAAAATCTATTGGAATAATTACTTTCAATGCCAAACAACAAAACTTGATTCGTGATTTACTAGAAGAAAATTTGGAAACAATTCCAGAGGGTTTATTTGTCAAAAACATAGAAAATGTACAAGGAGATGAGCGAGATTTAATTATTTTTTCGGTAGGTTATGCGCCAAATATGGCAGGAAAGTTTCGTTTGAGTTTTGGTTCTTTGAGCCAAGTAGGAGGAGAGAATCGTCTGAATGTAGCCATCAGTAGAGCTAGAGAAAAGATTTTTGTAGTGAGTAGTATTTTCCCTCATCAGCTTCCTGTCTTAGAAACACACAGCATAGGCGCACAATTTTTGAAAAAATATTTGTCTTTTGCTCATTCTGTTTCGGAAGGAAAATCTTGGCATCAAATCAGTTTTGATGAGAGTACAGAAAAACGAAAGTCTCAAGAAGTAGAGCAAAGTTATTTTTCTGATTTAAAAAACATCATCGTTTCAAATAATCAAAATTCAGATATTGAGTTTTCTCAAAATACCTTTTCGGTGATGGATTTGGTAATGCTTTCTAAAAATAATAATACTCAAAACAAAGAAATACTAGCAGCTATTTATACTGATGATGAGCGTTATTTTGCTTCTTATTCAGCTAAAGAATTTCATGTTTATCTTCCTATGCTTTTAGAGAAGAAAGGTTGGAAAGTGAAGTTTTTTTGGTCAAAGGATTATTTTTTGGATGGAAACATAATCTAG